From candidate division KSB1 bacterium, the proteins below share one genomic window:
- a CDS encoding AAA family ATPase: MEERTELELPPDKLRWQCPESLLPFTTTRDLQPIRTILGQERAVEAIRVGLQMRSPGFNVFVAGPSGTGRTTTVRQLLREVAQQGPVPDDWCYVHNFDRPDVPAAIRLPAGKGREFQRAMERLITRLRRDLPKVFTSDVYRERRNALIERFGAEQRKRISSFEQKARKEGFVVVQIQVGIVTRPDLVPVVEDRPVPFEKLEALAAQGQFDVDRLDQLRSKYQSLMVELGEIVEEMRQTERHLTEAIHDLDRQTAGTVLRHPLEELRARFPYPRVDQFLEQVRAHVLSHLEELRGEESSPEGSDQREDPLRLLRVNVVVDNSGLTGPPVVFENHPTYKNLFGTIERVAGAAGEWRSDFTHLRAGSFAKANGGYLVLQARDLLLEPNVWPALKRALKTGQVEIQAPESLAFFPGSTLKPEPIPCDVKVVLIGDRDVYYLLYQLDDDFKKIFKIKADFDDVMPRTPESIAQYASFVKKICEDEHLLPFDRDAVARVVEFGVRLAAGRGKISTRFNDVADLIRESSYWATREGSGLVTGDHVRQAWNARLYRLKLPEEKLQEYIQEGLILVDTEGWKVGQVNGLSIVELGDYRFGRPSRITAQVSVGRAGVINIEREAELSGPIHSKGVLILTGYLRGLFARNKPLAMSASLCFEQLYSGVEGDSASSAEIFALLSALADVPLRQDLAVTGSLNQLGEIQPVGGVNEKIEGFFDVCRVQGLTGTQGVIIPARNVEDLALREDVVQAVAEGKFHIYAIHTVEEGIALLTGLPAGRLPDGSFAPGSVFARADLRLREFAETARRYAGEGLLPA, encoded by the coding sequence ATGGAGGAGCGTACGGAGCTTGAGCTTCCGCCGGACAAGCTACGATGGCAGTGTCCCGAAAGTCTGCTTCCGTTCACCACTACGCGGGATCTGCAGCCGATCCGGACCATTCTCGGTCAGGAACGCGCGGTGGAGGCGATACGGGTGGGGCTGCAGATGCGAAGCCCGGGCTTCAACGTATTCGTGGCGGGACCATCCGGAACGGGGCGGACCACTACGGTGCGGCAGTTGCTCCGGGAGGTGGCCCAGCAGGGGCCGGTGCCAGACGACTGGTGCTACGTGCACAACTTCGACCGCCCCGATGTGCCGGCGGCCATTCGCCTGCCAGCTGGTAAAGGCCGCGAGTTCCAGCGGGCCATGGAACGTCTGATCACGCGTTTGCGCCGGGACCTTCCCAAGGTCTTCACAAGCGATGTCTACCGGGAGAGGCGAAACGCACTGATCGAACGATTTGGCGCCGAGCAGCGGAAACGGATCAGCTCGTTCGAGCAAAAGGCGAGGAAGGAGGGGTTCGTCGTCGTTCAGATTCAGGTGGGGATTGTCACGCGACCGGATCTTGTGCCGGTAGTGGAGGATCGGCCCGTTCCTTTCGAGAAGCTCGAGGCCTTGGCGGCGCAGGGCCAGTTCGACGTCGATCGGCTCGATCAGCTGCGCTCCAAGTACCAGTCCCTGATGGTCGAGCTGGGAGAGATTGTTGAGGAGATGCGACAAACGGAGCGCCACCTGACGGAGGCAATCCACGATCTTGACCGGCAGACGGCGGGGACGGTCCTCCGGCATCCCTTGGAGGAGCTACGGGCGCGTTTTCCGTATCCACGGGTCGACCAATTCCTGGAGCAAGTTCGCGCGCACGTGCTCTCGCATCTGGAGGAACTCCGGGGCGAGGAGAGCTCCCCCGAGGGCTCGGACCAGCGGGAGGACCCCCTCCGCCTCCTCCGGGTCAATGTGGTGGTCGACAATTCGGGACTCACCGGCCCGCCGGTGGTGTTTGAAAATCATCCCACCTACAAGAATCTCTTCGGGACCATCGAGCGTGTAGCCGGGGCGGCCGGGGAATGGCGAAGCGACTTCACGCACCTGCGTGCGGGAAGTTTTGCGAAGGCCAATGGGGGCTACCTGGTCCTTCAGGCGAGGGATCTGCTCCTCGAGCCGAACGTCTGGCCCGCCCTGAAGCGGGCGCTGAAGACCGGACAGGTCGAGATCCAGGCCCCGGAAAGCCTGGCCTTCTTCCCTGGCTCTACCCTGAAGCCGGAGCCGATTCCCTGCGATGTGAAGGTCGTTCTGATCGGCGATCGCGACGTATACTACCTCCTGTACCAGCTCGACGATGACTTCAAGAAGATTTTCAAGATCAAGGCAGACTTTGACGACGTTATGCCCCGTACGCCGGAGAGCATTGCCCAGTACGCCAGCTTCGTGAAGAAGATCTGCGAGGACGAGCATCTCCTGCCCTTCGATCGCGACGCGGTGGCGCGAGTGGTAGAGTTCGGGGTGCGCCTGGCCGCGGGGCGAGGCAAGATCAGCACCCGCTTCAACGATGTGGCCGACCTGATCCGGGAGTCCTCCTACTGGGCCACTCGAGAGGGAAGCGGCCTCGTGACCGGGGATCACGTGCGGCAGGCGTGGAATGCCCGGCTGTACCGGCTGAAACTGCCGGAGGAAAAGCTTCAAGAGTACATCCAGGAGGGTCTGATCCTGGTGGATACGGAAGGCTGGAAAGTGGGACAGGTGAATGGACTGTCGATCGTGGAGCTGGGCGACTACCGTTTCGGGCGACCCTCCCGCATCACAGCCCAGGTTTCAGTCGGGCGTGCCGGGGTGATCAACATCGAGCGGGAAGCAGAGCTGAGCGGTCCGATTCACAGCAAGGGCGTTCTGATCCTCACCGGCTACCTCCGCGGTCTTTTTGCCCGCAACAAACCGCTGGCCATGAGCGCGAGCCTTTGCTTTGAGCAACTCTACAGCGGCGTCGAGGGAGATAGTGCCTCCTCCGCGGAGATCTTTGCCCTCCTTTCCGCATTGGCAGACGTTCCCTTGCGCCAGGATCTGGCGGTCACAGGCTCATTGAATCAGCTGGGCGAGATTCAGCCGGTCGGTGGAGTGAACGAAAAGATCGAGGGCTTCTTCGACGTGTGCAGGGTACAGGGCCTAACGGGGACTCAGGGTGTAATCATCCCGGCGCGGAACGTGGAGGACCTGGCTTTGCGAG